The region TCTTCTTCTGCACGCTCGCCGGGCCGGAGAACGTCACCCACTACGATCCGACCGGCTTCATGAACGACGCGCTCGCGCTGATCCTGTCGATGCTGGTGTCGGCGGTCGCGTTCGCGGTGCTGTTCCCGCCGGCCGGACCCTGGCTCAAGCGCCGGCTGTTCGCCGACCTGCGCCACCAGGCCGTGGCCGCCTGCCGCGCGCGCCTCGCCGGGCTGCGCACGCGCTTCGAGAGCGGCGCGCGCGACCTGATGTTCCAGGCCCACGGCCTCGCCGCCGACCAGCCCGGCACGCAGCGCGACGCGCTGCGCTGGATGTTCGCGGTGCTCGAGACCGGCAATGCCGTGATCGACCTGCGCAACGAGCTGGCGACCCTGCCGCCCGACCCGCGCTACGCGGCCACCATGCCGTGGCGACGCGCGATCGACGTCGCGCGCGACGCGGTCGCCGCGCTGTACGCGCAACCGGCGAGCGCGCGCTTCGACCGCGCGCTCGCGGCGACCATCGACGCGATCGCCTCGACCCAGCAGGCGCTCGCCACCTTCGAGCCGCCGCGCGAGGAGCGCCGCCGGCTGCAACGGATCCTGAGCCACCTGCATTTCATCCGCACGGCGCTGCTCGATCCGGAATCGCCGCTCGCCACGCTCGGCGCGCCTTCGCCCGCCCAACCAGGAACGCCCTCATGATGCCGCGCGAAATCGCCATTCTCGACGCCTACATGCCCACCGTCGTGCTGATGTTCGTCATCGGCGCGATCCTGACCTGGGCGCTCGACCGCCTGCTTGCCCACACCGGGCTCTACCGCGTCGTCTGGCACCCGTCGCTGTTCCGCGCAAGCCTGCTCGTCTGCATCTGCGGCGGCCTGAGCCTTGCCGTCTATCGTTGATATGAATCGAACCATGATCCTGCGAAAACTCTTCGGCTTCGTCGCGACAGCCGCCATCCTGATCGTCGCGATCCTGATCGGGCGCACCCTGTGGGTGTACTACATGGACGAGCCCTGGACCCGCGACGGCCGCGTGCGCGCGGAAATCGTCAACGTCGCGCCCGACGTGTCGGGCGCCGTGGTCGCGCTGCCCGTGCGCGACAACCAGTTCGTGCACAAGGGCGACGTGATCATGCAGATCGATCCGTCGCACTACCAGATCGCGGTCGAGCAGGCGCAGGCCGCGGTCGCGGCCCGGCGCGCCGAGCTGCAGATGCGGCGCGCCGACGCCGCGCGCCGCGCCGATCTCGACGCGCTCGTCGTGTCGAAGGAGAACCGCGAGAACGCGACCCAGACCGCCTCCAGCGCGGACGCGCAATACCAGCAGGCGCTCGCCGCGCTCGACGCCGCCAAGCTGAACCTCGCGCGCACCACGGTGGTCGCGCCGGTCGACGGCCACATCACCAACCTGAACGTGTTCCGCGGCGACTACGCGACGGCCGGCGCGGCCAAGCTCGCGATCGTCGACAGTCATTCGTTCTGGGTATACGGCTATTTCGAGGAAACCAAGCTGCCGCGCGTGAAGATCGGCGCGAAGGCGGAAATGCGGCTGATGAGCGGCGGCGTGCTGAAGGGCCATGTCGAAAGCATCTCGCGCGGCATCTACGATCGCGACAATCCGCAAAGCCGCGACCTCGTCGCCGACGTGAACCCGACCTTCAACTGGGTGCGCCTCGCGCAGCGCGTGCCGGTGCGCATCAGGATCGACGCGGTGCCGGACGACGTCGTGCTGTCGGCGGGCACCACCTGCACCGTGATCGTCGAGCAGGACAAGAAGCAGGACAGCAAGAAGCGCAGCTGAGCGCTGCGCCGGGGCACGCCGCCGACGCAGGCGGCCGCGCCCCTCATCCGCGCAGTCAGGCCGTCGCGGCCGCGCGCGCGGGCACGCGGAAATGACTGACCATCGCCTTGAGCGACTGCGCCTGCTCGTCGAGCGAACGCGCGGCCGCGGCCGCCTGCTCGACGAGCGCCGCATTCTGCTGGGTGCCCGAATCCATCTGCGAGACGGCGCGCCCGATCTCGTCGATGCCCGCGCTCTGCTCGTTCGACGCGCTCGAAATCTCGCCCATGATGTCGGTCACGCGCTTCACCGCGCGCACCACCTCGTTCATCGTGCGGCCCGCGTCCTGCGCGAGCAGCGCACCGTTCGCGACCCGCTCGACCGACGCGCCGATCAGCGTCTTGATCTCCTTGGCCGCGGTCGCCGAGCGTTGCGCGAGCGAGCGCACCTCGCTCGCCACCACCGAGAAGCCGCGCCCCTCCTCGCCCGCGCGCGCGGCCTCGACCGCCGCGTTCAGCGCGAGGATATTGGTCTGGAACGCGATGCTCTCGATCACGCCGGTGATGTCGCGGATGCTCTTCGCGCTGTCGTCGATCTCGGTCATCGTCGCGACCACCCGGCCGACCACCTCGCCGCCCTGTTCCGCGACCGCCGACGCATTCGCGGCCAGCGCGCTCGCCTGCTTCGCGTTCTCGGTGTTCTGGTGGACCGTCGAGGTCAGCTGCTCCATGCTCGCCGCCGTCTTCTCGAGCGCGACCGCCTGCTGCTCGGTGCGCTGCGACAGGTCGAGATTGCCCATCGAGATCTGCCCCGACGCCGCCGCGATCGCCTCCGCGCTCGCCGCGATGTCGCGCACCGTGCCGGCCAGGCCGTCCTGCATGTCGCGCAGCGCGTGCAGCATGCTGTCGCGGTCGCGCTGCTTCAGGCGGATCGCATTCGTGAGATCGCCCTGCGCGATGTGCCCGGCGATCTTCTTCGCATAGGCCGGCTCGCCGCCCAGTTGCGTGCCGAGCCGCCGCACGACCCACTCGGCGATCACGAAGGCGAGCGCGATCAGCCCCACGGTCATGATCGCGATCATCGCGAACGAGGCGCGGAACAGCGTCGTCGAGGTGTCGAGCGTCGCGCGCGAGGCGTCGCCGCGCGCCTTCACGAGCCCGTCCACCAGGGTTTCGAGCTTGCCCGTCTCGACGATCAGCGAGACGTCCTGGGTGCCGACCTGCCAGCTCATCTGCGACAGGTCGAGCGGCTGCTCGCGCACGAGCTTGACGAAGTCGCGCAGGTGGCCGCTCCATGCGCCGACCGAGGTCGAGAACGCCTTGAGCTTCGCGCTGTCGTCCGTATCGGCGGGATGCGTGAAACGCTGCAGCGTGGCCAGCTCGGCGCCGATCGCGTCGAGCCCCTTGTCGATGTCGCCGCCGAGATCGTCGCGCTCCTTCGCGGTGGTCGCGGTCAGCAGCATCTTCTGCGCGCGGCTCGCGCGCAGCACGTAGCCGCGCACTTCCTCCGCCGAGCGGCTCGCGACGTACCCCTGCTCATACACCGAACGGATCGAGCCGTGCAGACGGCTGATCTGCATCAGCGAGAACAGGCCGATCACGAGCGTGCCCACCAGCAGCGTGCCGAACGCCACGCGCAAGGTCGTCTTCACCGACCAGGGCTTGCGCGCGGTGCTCCGCTTCCCCGACGCGCCCGCCCCCCGGCCCGTCGCTTCGTCATCCGGCAAGAATCCGGGCCCACGTCGCCCACGCAGCGCTACGCCTTTCATTGATATGTCCCCGTTCTGGTCTGCTGCTGCAACCGGGAAGGTCGGTCCCGGCCTGGCCGTCGACATGCCACGCACGCCGGCCGGGCGCCCCTGGCCAGGCGTGTCCACTGGCCGGATCGGTCGAATCCGGTGTACGCGGCTTTCATTTCATTCTTTCACGATGCTTCCGCCGCTTCTACGGCAACGGCGCGTGCTTCTTGAGTCCGGCCAAACCCGCAGGCGCGGCGCGCACGGCCGCGGGCGTCTCCCCTTATACCCATCCAAAAATCGGCGCACCTTGATTCAACAGGCAAATCGAATGTCTCATTCTCGACAAAGGTTGGCCGGACAATGAACAGACGCCACATTAGACTGCGTTCACGCATGAATGAACAACGCGCACCCGGCTTCCGGCAAGCGCCCTTCCGCCTCCTCGACCCGCCGCATCATGGAAACCAGTCTCGACAACCGCTCCGCTCCCGTTCCGCCCGCCGCCACGCCCGCGCCGGCCATCACGCGCACCGTCTATCCGGTGCTCGGCGCGATCAGCTTCTCGCACCTGCTCAACGACATGATCCAGTCGCTGATCCTCGCGATCTATCCGATGCTGAAGGCGAATTTCGCGCTGTCGTTCGCGCAGATCGGGCTCATCACGCTGACCTACCAGATCACCGCGTCGCTGCTACAGCCGCTGATCGGCTACTACACCGACAAGCATCCGAAGCCGTACTCGCTGCCGGTCGGGATGAGCTTCACGCTGGGCGGGCTGGTGCTGATGTCGATCGCGCCGAACTTCTCGATCCTGCTGATCGCGGCCGCGCTGGTCGGCTGCGGCTCGTCGGTGTTCCATCCGGAATCGTCGCGCGTCGCGCGGATGGCGTCGGGCGGCCAGCACGGGCTCGCGCAATCGCTGTTCCAGGTGGGCGGCAACGCGGGCTCGTCGCTCGGACCGCTCCTCGCCGCGTTGATCGTGATCCCGCACGGCCAGCGCAGCATCGCGTGGTTCTCGCTGGCCGCGCTGGTCGCCATCGTCGTGCTGTGGCAGATCGGCCGCTGGTACCAGCGCCACCCGGCCACCCGCAAGAAGCTCGCGCGCGACGCGCAGTCGCTGCTGCCGCCCCGCAAGGTCGCGTTCGCGATGGGCGTGCTCGTGATGCTCGTGTTCTCGAAGTACATCTACCTCGCGAGCCTCAACAGCTATTTCACCTTCTACCTGATCGACAAGTTCCATCTGTCGGTGCAGGCCGCGCAGTTCCACCTGTTCGTGTTCCTCGCGGCGGTCGCCGCCGGCACCGTGATCGGCGGCCCGATCGGCGATCGCATCGGCCGCAAGTACGTGATCTGGGTATCGATTCTCGGCGTCGCGCCGTTCACGCTGCTGCTGCCGTACGCCAACCTGCTCTGGACCAGCGTGCTGACCGTGATCATCGGCGTGGTGCTCGCGTCGGCGTTCTCCGCGATCATCGTCTACGCGCAGGAGCTGATCCCCGGCAAGGTCGGGATGGTCGCCGGGCTGTTCTTCGGTTTCGCGTTCGGGCTGGGCGGCGTCGGCGCGGCGGCGCTCGGCGAGCTGGCCGACGCGACCAGCATCGGCTTCGTCTACAAGGTGTGCTCGTTCCTGCCGCTGCTCGGGATCCTCACCGTGTTCCTGCCCGACATCGAGGGCATGCGGCGCGCGGCGGCGAAAGCCGCCTGAGACGACCCAGGCCCGAACCGGCGGCGCGCTTGCGCCGCCGCAGGAGTTCAGCGCGCCTGCGCGTGAATCGCGAGGAAGCGCCGCAGGATGCCCGACGAATAGGCGCCCGCGATATCGGCGAGAAAACGCGTGAACGACGCGCTCGCGTGATCGTCCGCGGTATCGGAAATGGTGCGCACGACCGCGCACGGCACGCCGTACTCGTGGCACACCTGCGCGAGCGCCGCGCCCTCCATCTCGACCGCGCATGCCGCGGGCAGCGCGTCGCGCAGCGCGATCACCTCGCGCTCGCTCGACACGAAACGATCGCCGCTGATGATGAGCCCCGTGCGCACCTGGGGCGCGCGCAGGCGGAAGCGCTGCCGCAGCGCCTCGCCCTCTTCGGCGATGAACTGCTCGCATGCCGCCCGCAGTTGCGCGGCAAGCGCCGCGTCGGCCGGGAAACGCGCGACGCCGAGCAGCGGCGCCTCGAAGCGCGGAAACAGCGGCGAGGCGTCGAGATCGTGCTGCAGCAGCGCATCGGCGACCACGATGTCGCCGACCGCGACCTCGCGCGCGACCCCGCCCGCCACGCCCGTGAACACGACCGCGCGCACCTGAAAGCGCAGCAGCAGCGCGCTGACGGTGGCCGCCGCCGCGACCTTGCCGATCCGCGCGAGCGTGACGACGCAGGCCACGCCGCTCGCCGTGCCGACGTGATAATCGCGCCCGCCCAGCGAAACCGTCTCGACGGGCCCCTCGGCGCGCATCGCGGCGACCAGGTCGCCCAGTTCCTCGGGCAGCGCCGCGAGAATGCCGAGCGGCTGCCCGGCCGGCAACGTCAGGGAGGACGGCGTCATTCGACCGCCTGCAGTTTCGCGACGGCGAGCGCGAGCCACTTCTCGCCATGGCGCTTGAACTTGACCTGCGCCTTCGCATCGGCGCCGCTGCCTTCGAGCGCCGTCACCGTGCCTTCGCCGAACTTCGTGTGGAAGACCTGCTGGCCGACCCGGAAGCCGCCCTCGGCCGCGCGCTGCTGGTTCGCGAACGCGGGCAGCGGCGCCGTCACGGCCGCATCGACCACACTCTCCCGGCTGCCGCCGCCCGGCCGCGAGAACCAGTCGCGCCCCCAACCGGCGTTGTCGGCGCGGCCGCCCCAGCGCGCCGAGGCCTCGACCTTCGGCGTCAGCCACTTGAGCACGTGCTCGGGCAATTCATCGAAGAAGCGCGAGCGGATGTTGTAGCGGGTCTGGCCATGCAGCAGGCGGCTCTGCGCGAACGACAGGTAGAGCCGCTCCTTCGCGCGCGTGATCGCGACGTACATCAGGCGGCGCTCTTCTTCGAGGCCGTCGGATTCGAGCGCGCTGTTCTCGTGCGGGAACAGGCCTTCCTCCAGCCCCGTGATGAACACCGCGGCGAATTCGAGCCCCTTCGCCGCGTGCACCGTCATCAGCTGCACCGCGTCCTGGCCGGCCTGCGCCTGGTTGTCGCCCGCCTCCAGCGAGGCGTGCGACAGGAAGCCGGCGAGCGGCGTCATCGTGTCCGGGTTCTGCGCGGGCGCATCGAGCGCGAACGGATCGAGCACCGCGTCGGCGGGATCGTCGCTCGCCGCCGCGAGCCCGGGCGCCGCGGTCGCGCCGGCGCGCAGCGGGATCGCGCGCGCCGGCGCGTCGAGCCCGTAGCCCTCCTCGCCGACGAACGCGGCAGCCGCGTTGACCAGTTCCTGCAAGTTCTCGAGCCGGTCCTGCCCCTCGCGCTCGCCCTGGTAGAAGTCCGCGAGGCCACTCGCGCGCACCACGTACTCGACCGTCTCGGGCAGGCTCATCTGCAGCGTCTCGGCGCGCATCTTCGCGATCAGGTTCGCGAATCCGCCGAGGCTCGTGCCGGCCTTGCCGGTCACGTAGGGAATCGCGGCCGCCATCGCGCAATCGTAAAGACGCGCGGCATCGGCGAGCTGCTCGATCGAGCGCGCGCCGATGCCGCGCGTCGGGAAGTTCACGACGCGCACGAACGCGGTGTCGTCGTTCGGGTTGTCGATCAGGCGCAGATACGCGAGCGCGTGCTTGATTTCCTGGCGCTCGAAGAAGCGCAGCCCGCCGTACACCCGATACGGAATGCCCGCCGTCATCAGCGTGTGCTCGATCGCGCGCGACTGCGCGTTGCTGCGATACAGGATCGCGACCTCGCTGCGCGCCATCCCGCTGCCGATCAGCGAGCGGATCTCCTCGACGATCCAGCCCGCCTCCTGCGAATCGGTCGCCGCCTCGTACACGCGCACCGGCTCGCCGTGCCCGGCGTCGGTGCGCAGGTTCTTGCCGAGCCGGTGCGCGTTGTTCGAGATCAGCTGGTTCGCCGCGTCGAGGATGTTGCCGTGCGAGCGGTAGTTCTGCTCCAGCTTGATCAGGTTGCGCACCCGGAACTCGTCCTCGAAGTCGCGCATGTTGCCGACGTTCGCGCCGCGGAACGCATAGATCGACTGGTCGTCGTCGCCGACCGCGAAGATCGCGTTGTGCGAACCCGCGAGCAGCTTGAGCCACGCGTACTGGAGCTTGTTGGTGTCCTGGAACTCGTCGACCAGGATGTGCTTGAAGCGCGCCTGGTAATGCGCGCGCAACGGCGGATTGTGCGCGAGCAGCTCGTAGCAGCGCAGCAGCAGCTCGGGGAAATCGACCACGCCCTCGCGCTGGCACTGCTGGTCGTACGCCTGGTAGATCTCGACGAACTTGCGGTTGAAGTTGTCGGTCGCGTCGACCTTGTCGGGCCGCAGGCCCTGCTCCTTCGCGTTGTTGATGAAGTACTGGACGTTCTTCGGCGGATACTTCTCGTCGTCGATGTTGGCCGCCTTCATCAGCCGCTTGATCGCGGACAGCTGGTCGGCCGTATCGAGGATCTGGAAGGTCTGCGGCAGCCCGGCGTCGCGGTGATGCGCGCGCAGCATGCGATTGCAGAGGCCGTGGAAGGTGCCGATCCACATGCCGCGCGTATCGATCGGCAGCAAGGCCGTCAGGCGCGCCATCATCTCGCGCGCGGCCTTGTTAGTGAAGGTCACGGCGAGCACCGTCGGGGGCGATGCATAGCCCTGCTGGATCAGCCACGCGATGCGCGTGATGAGCACCCGGGTCTTGCCGCTGCCCGCCCCGGCGAGGATCAGCGCCGGTTCGTTCGGCAGCGTGACGGCCGCGTGTTGTTCTTGATTCAGGTTGGCGAGCAGATCGGGCATAAAGACGAGGCGGAATGGCGCGGGAACGCAAAGCGGACATTATAAGGGGGCACTGAGGAACCGATGCGGCGCATCCCGCCGAGGCGCGCCGCCGCCTGCCCCGCGCCGGGTCCGGAGCGCGGATCGGCGGGCGATGCGACGCCTGTTTCCGCGCCCCGCCCGCACCGATCCGCCCGCCCCTCGCGCGGCCGGACACGCGGCGGCGCGACGACGCGACCGGAAATCCGAACCCGATCGCACCGCCCCACCTACCCCGCGGGCTTTATAATCCAGGGTTTACTTATCCAACACGCATCTTTCGGCAGATTTCCAACCATGAGCGACAGCACGCTTGCGAAAAGTTTCGAGCCCCACACCATCGAAGCCCAATGGGGGCCGGAGTGGGAAAAACGCGGCTATGCCGCCCCGGCCTTCGATCCGTCCCGCCCGGATTTCGCGATCCAACTGCCGCCGCCCAATGTCACGGGCACGCTGCACATGGGCCACGCGTTCAACCAGACGATCATGGACGGCCTCGCGCGCTACCACCGCATGCTCGGCGCGAACACGCTGTGGGTGCCCGGCACCGATCACGCGGGCATCGCCACGCAGATCGTCGTCGAACGCCAGCTCGATGCGCAGGGCCAGTCGCGCCATGACCTCGGCCGCGAGAAATTCGTCCAGCGCGTGTGGGAATGGAAGGAACAGTCCGGCTCCACGATCACGCGCCAGGTGCGCCGCCTCGGCGCGTCGACCGACTGGTCGCGCGAATACTTCACGATGAACGACAAGATGTCGAACGTCGTGCGCGAGGTGTTCGTGCGCCTGTACGAACAGGGCCTCATCTATCGCGGCAAGCGCCTCGTGAACTGGGACCCGGTCCTGATGACCGCGGTGTCCGACCTCGAGGTCGTGAGCGAGGAGGAAAACGGCCATCTGTGGCACATCAACTACCCGCTCGTGAACGGCGGCGGCCACCTGACCGTCGCGACCACGCGCCCCGAGACGATGCTCGGCGACGTCGCGGTGATGGTGCACCCCGAGGACGAGCGCTATGCGCACCTGATCGGCCAACACGTGCAGCTGCCGCTCACCGGCCGCGAGATCCCGATCATCGCCGACGACTACGTCGACCGCGAATTCGGCACGGGCGTCGTGAAGGTCACGCCCGCGCACGACCAGAACGACTACCAGGTCGGCCAGCGTCACCAGCTGCCGCAGATCGAGATCCTCACGCTCGACGCGAAGATCAACGACAACGCGCCCGACACGTACCGCGGCCTCGACCGCTTCGAGGCGCGCAAGCGGGTGGTCGCCGATCTCGAGGCGCTCGGCCTGCTCGACTCGGTGAAGCCGCACAAGCTGATGGTGCCGCGCGGCGACCGCACGGGCGTCGTGATCGAGCCGATGCTGACCGATCAATGGTTCGTCGCGATGACGAAGCCGGCGCCGGAAGGCAGCTTCCATCCGGGCAAGTCGATCACCGAGGCGTCGCTCGACGTGGTGCGCGACGGCCAGATCAAGTTCGTGCCCGAGAACTGGACCACCACCTACTACCAGTGGCTCGAGAACATCCAGGACTGGTGCATCTCGCGCCAGCTGTGGTGGGGCCACCAGATCCCCGCGTGGTACGGCGAGAACGGCGAGATCTTCGTCGCGCGCGACGAGGACGACGCGCGCGCGCAGGCCGCCGCGCAGGGCTATGCGGGCGCGCTGCGCCGCGACGAGGACGTGCTCGACACCTGGTTCTCGTCCGCGCTCGTGCCGTTCTCCTCGCTCGGCTGGCCGGAGGAAACGCCCGAACTCAAGCACTTCCTGCCGTCGTCGGTGCTCGTCACCGGCTTCGACATCATCTTCTTCTGGGTCGCCCGGATGGTGATGATGACCACCCACTTCACGGGCCAGGTGCCGTTCCACACCGTCTACGTGCACGGCCTCGTGCGCGACGCGGAAGGCCAGAAGATGTCGAAGAGCAAGGGCAACACGCTCGACCCGATCGACATCGTCGACGGCATCGACCTCGACACGCTCGTCGCGAAGCGCACCACCGGCCTGATGAACCCGAAGCAGGCGGCGACGATCGAGAAGAAGACCCGCAAGGAATTCCCGGACGGCATTCCCGCGTTCGGCACCGACGCGCTGCGCTTCACGATGGCGTCGATGGCCACGCTCGGCCGCAACGTCAACTTCGATCTCGCGCGCTGCGAGGGCTACCGCAACTTCTGCAACAAGCTGTGGAACGCGACCCGCTTCGTGCTGATGAACTGCGAGGGCCACGACTGCGGCCTCGACAAGCCCGAAGTGTGCGGCGCGGGCGACTGCGGCCCCGGCGGCTATCTCGACTTCTCGGCGGCGGACCGCTGGATCGTGTCGCTGCTGCAGCGGGTCGAGGGCGATGTCGCCAAGGGCTTCGCCGACTACCGCTTCGACAACATCGCGACCAGCCTCTACAAGTTCGTCTGGGACGAGTACTGCGACTGGTACCTCGAACTCGCGAAGGTGCAGATCCAGAACGGCACCCCGGAGCAGCAGCGCGCCACGCGCCGCACGCTGCTGCGCGTGCTCGAGACCGTGCTGCGCCTCGCGCATCCGGTCATTCCGTTCATCACCGAGGCGCTGTGGCAGAAGGTCGCGCCGCTCGCCGGCCGCTATCCGCAGGGCAAGGCGGAAGGCGAAGCGTCGCTGATGGTGCAGCCCTACCCGCGCGCCGAACCCGGCAAGCTCGACGAAACGTCTGAACAGTGGGCGGCCGAACTGAAGGCAGTGGTCGATGCATGTCGTAATCTACGCGGCGAGATGAATCTGTCTCCGGCGACCAAGGCGCCGCTGCTGGTGGCGGGCGACGCCGCGCGCCTCGGCTCGTTCGCGCCTTACGTGAAGGCGCTGGCGCGCCTGTCCGACGTCCAGATCCTCGCCGACGAGGCGACCCTCGACCAGCAGGCGCACGGCGCGCCGATCGCGATCGTGGGAAACAGCAAGCTGGTGCTGAAGGTCGAGATCGACGTGGCGGCGGAACGCGAGCGCCTGTCGAAGGAAATCGCCCGGCTCGAGAACGAGATCACGAAATGCGCGGCCAAGCTCGGCAACGAGGCGTTCGTCGCCAAGGCGCCCGCCGCCGTGGTCGAGCAGGAGCAGAAGCGCCTCGCCGAATTCAAGAGCACGCTGACGAAGCTGGGCGCCCAATTGGTCCGCCTTCCGGCGTAACAATCGGTAATCTTCATTGCGTTCACTATAATGGCGGAATGATCATTGAATTCGAATAGCCGAATTCATTCGAGAAACAAGGGTTTATCTATGCTGAAAGTCACCAAGGCAGTTTTCCCGGTCGCGGGATTGGGCACGCGCTTCCTGCCCGCGACCAAGGCGAGTCCGAAGGAGATGCTGCCCGTCGTCGACAAGCCGTTGATCCAATATGCGGTGGAAGAGGCCATCGCGGCCGGCATCACCGAGATGATCTTCGTGACCGGGCGCAGCAAGCGTGCGATCGAGGATCATTTCGACAAATCGTATGAGATCGAGGCGGAGCTCGAGGCGCGCGGCAAGGAAAAGCTGCTCGAACTCGTGCGCAGCATCAAGCCGAGCCACGTCGACTGCTTCTACGTGCGCCAGCCCGAGGCGCTCGGCCTCGGCCACGCCGTGCTGTGCGCCGAGAAGCTGGTCGCCGACAACCCGTTCGCGGTGATCCTGGCCGACGACCTGCTCGATGGCCAGCCGCCCGTGATGAAGCAGATGGTCGACGTGTTCGACCACTATCACAGCTCGGTGATCGGGGTCGAGGAGATCCCGCCGTCGGAAACGAAATCCTACGGGATCGTCGACGGCAAGGAGTGGGAGGAGTCGATCATCAAGATGTCGGCGATCGTCGAAAAGCCGGCGCCCGAAGTCGCGCCGTCGAACCTCGGCGTGGTCGGCCGCTACATCCTGAAGCCGCGGATCTTCGAGCACCTGCGTGCGCTCAAGCCCGGCGCGGGCGGCGAGCTGCAGCTGACCGACGCGATCGAGGCGCTGCTCGCGGACGAGCAGGTGCTGGCGTACAAGTACCAGGGCACCCGCTACGACTGCGGCAGCAAGCTCGGCTACCTGAAGGCGACGGTCGAGTTCGCGCTGCGCCACCCGGAAGTGAAGCAGGAATTCGACACCTACCTGCGTCAGCGCGGCACGCCGCAAAGCTGAGCGCGCGGGCCGCGCGCCCCCGCCGGCCCGTGGCGCGTCAGTGCGGCGCGTCGGCCGGCGTCACCGAGACGACGCCCGGCATGCCGCCCGCGTCGTCTTTTTTCGTCTTCACGAGCCAGCCGCCCGCGGCGCCGAACGGCACCTGCGCGAGCGCGCTGCGCACCAGCGTCGGCGCCGCCTGCAACGCGTCCGGCCGGCGGTCCTTGACGGCCGCCGACACGCGATACGCTTCCGCGCCGCTCTTGCGGTCGATGAAGCGCAGCGTCAGCACGTGGCGATAGACGGTGCCCGCGAACGGCAGCGCGAACGGCGCGGGGCCGTCGACGTCGAGGCACGGCGCCTGCTCGCCGCCGCAGTGCGCGGTCGCGAGCGCGACCGCGGCCGGCTGCGTCGCATAGGCGATCGTGAGCCGGTAGCGCGCGTGGCCGCCCGGCTGCTCACCGAGCCCGCGCCGCGCCAATTCGTCGCGCACCAGCGCCTCCACCTTCCGATAGCCGGCGTTGGCCGACTGCGCGTCCGTGCGGGCGACCTCGTAGGAGCGCTCGCCGCCGGCCGCGAATCCACCCGGTTTCCCCGACGCACTGACGCCCGTCGTCACCGACGCGCATCCGGACAACAGCGCGACCGCCAGCGCGGCCTCCGCCCACAAGATTTTCATAGCTTCTCCCATACTTGCCAGTTCGCCCGCCGCGTCACGCGGCCGGCTCGTCGAGCAGCGGCAGCGTCACGA is a window of Burkholderia sp. FERM BP-3421 DNA encoding:
- a CDS encoding DUF1656 domain-containing protein yields the protein MMPREIAILDAYMPTVVLMFVIGAILTWALDRLLAHTGLYRVVWHPSLFRASLLVCICGGLSLAVYR
- a CDS encoding efflux RND transporter periplasmic adaptor subunit, with product MILRKLFGFVATAAILIVAILIGRTLWVYYMDEPWTRDGRVRAEIVNVAPDVSGAVVALPVRDNQFVHKGDVIMQIDPSHYQIAVEQAQAAVAARRAELQMRRADAARRADLDALVVSKENRENATQTASSADAQYQQALAALDAAKLNLARTTVVAPVDGHITNLNVFRGDYATAGAAKLAIVDSHSFWVYGYFEETKLPRVKIGAKAEMRLMSGGVLKGHVESISRGIYDRDNPQSRDLVADVNPTFNWVRLAQRVPVRIRIDAVPDDVVLSAGTTCTVIVEQDKKQDSKKRS
- a CDS encoding methyl-accepting chemotaxis protein, encoding MKGVALRGRRGPGFLPDDEATGRGAGASGKRSTARKPWSVKTTLRVAFGTLLVGTLVIGLFSLMQISRLHGSIRSVYEQGYVASRSAEEVRGYVLRASRAQKMLLTATTAKERDDLGGDIDKGLDAIGAELATLQRFTHPADTDDSAKLKAFSTSVGAWSGHLRDFVKLVREQPLDLSQMSWQVGTQDVSLIVETGKLETLVDGLVKARGDASRATLDTSTTLFRASFAMIAIMTVGLIALAFVIAEWVVRRLGTQLGGEPAYAKKIAGHIAQGDLTNAIRLKQRDRDSMLHALRDMQDGLAGTVRDIAASAEAIAAASGQISMGNLDLSQRTEQQAVALEKTAASMEQLTSTVHQNTENAKQASALAANASAVAEQGGEVVGRVVATMTEIDDSAKSIRDITGVIESIAFQTNILALNAAVEAARAGEEGRGFSVVASEVRSLAQRSATAAKEIKTLIGASVERVANGALLAQDAGRTMNEVVRAVKRVTDIMGEISSASNEQSAGIDEIGRAVSQMDSGTQQNAALVEQAAAAARSLDEQAQSLKAMVSHFRVPARAAATA
- a CDS encoding MFS transporter — protein: METSLDNRSAPVPPAATPAPAITRTVYPVLGAISFSHLLNDMIQSLILAIYPMLKANFALSFAQIGLITLTYQITASLLQPLIGYYTDKHPKPYSLPVGMSFTLGGLVLMSIAPNFSILLIAAALVGCGSSVFHPESSRVARMASGGQHGLAQSLFQVGGNAGSSLGPLLAALIVIPHGQRSIAWFSLAALVAIVVLWQIGRWYQRHPATRKKLARDAQSLLPPRKVAFAMGVLVMLVFSKYIYLASLNSYFTFYLIDKFHLSVQAAQFHLFVFLAAVAAGTVIGGPIGDRIGRKYVIWVSILGVAPFTLLLPYANLLWTSVLTVIIGVVLASAFSAIIVYAQELIPGKVGMVAGLFFGFAFGLGGVGAAALGELADATSIGFVYKVCSFLPLLGILTVFLPDIEGMRRAAAKAA
- a CDS encoding 5'-methylthioadenosine/adenosylhomocysteine nucleosidase yields the protein MTPSSLTLPAGQPLGILAALPEELGDLVAAMRAEGPVETVSLGGRDYHVGTASGVACVVTLARIGKVAAAATVSALLLRFQVRAVVFTGVAGGVAREVAVGDIVVADALLQHDLDASPLFPRFEAPLLGVARFPADAALAAQLRAACEQFIAEEGEALRQRFRLRAPQVRTGLIISGDRFVSSEREVIALRDALPAACAVEMEGAALAQVCHEYGVPCAVVRTISDTADDHASASFTRFLADIAGAYSSGILRRFLAIHAQAR
- a CDS encoding UvrD-helicase domain-containing protein yields the protein MPDLLANLNQEQHAAVTLPNEPALILAGAGSGKTRVLITRIAWLIQQGYASPPTVLAVTFTNKAAREMMARLTALLPIDTRGMWIGTFHGLCNRMLRAHHRDAGLPQTFQILDTADQLSAIKRLMKAANIDDEKYPPKNVQYFINNAKEQGLRPDKVDATDNFNRKFVEIYQAYDQQCQREGVVDFPELLLRCYELLAHNPPLRAHYQARFKHILVDEFQDTNKLQYAWLKLLAGSHNAIFAVGDDDQSIYAFRGANVGNMRDFEDEFRVRNLIKLEQNYRSHGNILDAANQLISNNAHRLGKNLRTDAGHGEPVRVYEAATDSQEAGWIVEEIRSLIGSGMARSEVAILYRSNAQSRAIEHTLMTAGIPYRVYGGLRFFERQEIKHALAYLRLIDNPNDDTAFVRVVNFPTRGIGARSIEQLADAARLYDCAMAAAIPYVTGKAGTSLGGFANLIAKMRAETLQMSLPETVEYVVRASGLADFYQGEREGQDRLENLQELVNAAAAFVGEEGYGLDAPARAIPLRAGATAAPGLAAASDDPADAVLDPFALDAPAQNPDTMTPLAGFLSHASLEAGDNQAQAGQDAVQLMTVHAAKGLEFAAVFITGLEEGLFPHENSALESDGLEEERRLMYVAITRAKERLYLSFAQSRLLHGQTRYNIRSRFFDELPEHVLKWLTPKVEASARWGGRADNAGWGRDWFSRPGGGSRESVVDAAVTAPLPAFANQQRAAEGGFRVGQQVFHTKFGEGTVTALEGSGADAKAQVKFKRHGEKWLALAVAKLQAVE